The following proteins are encoded in a genomic region of Magnolia sinica isolate HGM2019 chromosome 1, MsV1, whole genome shotgun sequence:
- the LOC131253090 gene encoding uncharacterized protein LOC131253090 isoform X3, translated as MISEIVTNFTERQIASVATDCNLDLNKVRGVVNNANRILQDKFDLDLSVLHISHAVNNMIKERFKDYRGKLFQALAARLPTNAPPLPLSSLLFFVFLFMMLNLYVFMHE; from the exons atgatttcag aaatcgtcaccaacttcacagaaagacaaatagcatcagtggccacagattgcaacctggatttaaacaaggttcgaggtgtcgttaacaatgctaacagaatcctccag gataaatttgacttggatttgagtgttctaCACATCTCCCATGCTGTCAACAACATGATCAAGGAGCGGTTTAAGGATTATCGCGGTAAGTTGTTTCAGgctctcgctgcacgcttaccTACCAATGCCCCACCACTTCCACTTTCATCtttgttattttttgtatttttgtttatgatgttaaacttatatgtatttatgcatgaatga
- the LOC131253090 gene encoding uncharacterized protein LOC131253090 isoform X2 produces the protein MLFELLVLTGAQVGMDWTSILRKCHDFRATLAGFDAEIVTNFTERQIASVATDCNLDLNKVRGVVNNANRILQDKFDLDLSVLHISHAVNNMIKERFKDYRGKLFQALAARLPTNAPPLPLSSLLFFVFLFMMLNLYVFMHE, from the exons atgttgtttgaattgcttgtcctaacaggtgcacaagttgggatggattggacttctatcttgagaaaatgtcatgatttcag ggctaCTTTAGccgggtttgatgcagaaatcgtcaccaacttcacagaaagacaaatagcatcagtggccacagattgcaacctggatttaaacaaggttcgaggtgtcgttaacaatgctaacagaatcctccag gataaatttgacttggatttgagtgttctaCACATCTCCCATGCTGTCAACAACATGATCAAGGAGCGGTTTAAGGATTATCGCGGTAAGTTGTTTCAGgctctcgctgcacgcttaccTACCAATGCCCCACCACTTCCACTTTCATCtttgttattttttgtatttttgtttatgatgttaaacttatatgtatttatgcatgaatga
- the LOC131253090 gene encoding uncharacterized protein LOC131253090 isoform X1 — protein MCCRMLFELLVLTGAQVGMDWTSILRKCHDFRATLAGFDAEIVTNFTERQIASVATDCNLDLNKVRGVVNNANRILQDKFDLDLSVLHISHAVNNMIKERFKDYRGKLFQALAARLPTNAPPLPLSSLLFFVFLFMMLNLYVFMHE, from the exons atgtgttgcaggatgttgtttgaattgcttgtcctaacaggtgcacaagttgggatggattggacttctatcttgagaaaatgtcatgatttcag ggctaCTTTAGccgggtttgatgcagaaatcgtcaccaacttcacagaaagacaaatagcatcagtggccacagattgcaacctggatttaaacaaggttcgaggtgtcgttaacaatgctaacagaatcctccag gataaatttgacttggatttgagtgttctaCACATCTCCCATGCTGTCAACAACATGATCAAGGAGCGGTTTAAGGATTATCGCGGTAAGTTGTTTCAGgctctcgctgcacgcttaccTACCAATGCCCCACCACTTCCACTTTCATCtttgttattttttgtatttttgtttatgatgttaaacttatatgtatttatgcatgaatga